The following coding sequences lie in one Phragmites australis chromosome 8, lpPhrAust1.1, whole genome shotgun sequence genomic window:
- the LOC133926774 gene encoding chaperone protein dnaJ 11, chloroplastic-like, which yields MAGAVPLAAPAVMATGGSLYEALRVGRAATQVEIKAAYRAMAKRLHPDSSRAREGTGGSGAAAFLEIRRAYETLSDPAERARYDRSLGACWRPGGGSSVATMRVRRWETDQCW from the coding sequence ATGGCGGGAGCCGTGCCTCTGGCCGCGCCAGCGGTCATGGCGACGGGAGGAAGCCTGTACGAGGCGCTGCGTGTGGGGCGCGCGGCAACGCAGGTGGAGATCAAGGCGGCGTACCGCGCCATGGCCAAGCGCTTGCATCCCGACTCCTCGCGCGCGAGGGAGGGCACCGGCGGTTCCGGGGCGGCGGCGTTCCTGGAGATCCGGCGCGCGTACGAGACGCTGTCTGACCCGGCCGAGAGAGCGCGCTACGACCGCTCGCTCGGGGCGTGCTGGCGGCCGGGAGGAGGCAGCAGCGTCGCGACCATGCGGGTGCGGAGGTGGGAGACGGACCAGTGCTGGTAG